A single genomic interval of Anopheles marshallii chromosome 2, idAnoMarsDA_429_01, whole genome shotgun sequence harbors:
- the LOC128709451 gene encoding uncharacterized protein LOC128709451 has product MCDEKEIRAAFDVAVELVKQCNQIVLEAFRSASKRVEVKGKHWDLVTEYDQRVENILIAGLQQHFPHHKFCAEESSFANGTQLELGPEPTWIIDPIDGTVNFVRGIPFTCISVALAVNGEIHIGIIANPTTNEIYTAVRGQGSFLNGSRIETRGTKELKEALVGHEFSIGSYKPIRAALFERGQRFIKECVGLRAFGSAALTLAYIASGQIDVYSIQFLKPWDIAAGSLLIQEAGGTVISITGGKYDIMKPDIIAASSEPLAQRVLQVIREVDEDLLQLKPT; this is encoded by the exons ATGTGTGACGAAAAAGAAATCAGAGCAGCTTTCGACGTTGCGGTGGAGCTGGTGAAACAATGTAATCAAATAGTATTGGAGGCATTCCGCTCTGCCTCCAAGCGGGTTGAAGTGAAAGGTAAACACTGGGATTTAGTAACCGAATACGATCAACGTGTAGAGAACATCTTGATTGCCGGATTGCAGCAACACTTTCCTCATCACAAGTTCTGTGCAGAAGAATCATCATTTGCAAACGGGACCCAACTGGAGCTCGGTCCAGAACCTACATGGATAATTGACCCAATTGATGGGACGGTCAATTTCGTACGAGGCATTCCTTTCACGTGTATTTCCGTTGCTTTAGCGGTCAATGGTGAAATTCACATAGGTATTATAGCGAATCCTACGACCAACGAAATCTACACCGCCGTTAGAGGGCAAGGGTCTTTTTTGAATGGTTCCCGCATCGAAACACGCGGAACGAAAGAG CTGAAGGAAGCTTTAGTGGGACATGAATTTTCAATCGGAAGCTACAAACCCATTCGGGCAGCTCTTTTTGAGCGCGGTCAACGATTCATCAAAGAATGCGTTGGGTTGCGTGCCTTTGGTTCAGCTGCCCTTACATTAGCATACATTGCTAGTGGACAGATAGATGTGTACAGTATACAGTTTCTTAAGCCATGGGACATTGCTGCAGGCTCTTTGCTTATCCAGGAAGCTGGAGGCACGGTCATTAGCATCACAGGCGGAAAATACGACATCATGAAGCCGGATATTATAGCCGCCAGCAGCGAGCCATTGGCACAGAGGGTACTGCAAGTTATACGTGAAGTAGATGAGGATTTGCTACAACTAAAGCCAACGTAG